The DNA window GGCAAAGAGCCGAGGGCTGATGCGTGCGAGGCGGGCTGATTTATAGTGTCTTTGCAAGGTGCTTATACCGAGATACAGGGACGAGGAAAGAAAGGTAGGGCCTAGGGTGAGGCCAATGATGTACCTAGAAAGAAGGCCTTGTCAGGATCAAATGATgttgataaaaaaaaaattgatgaACAATGATGAGGTTTTTGGAAGCGTACATGATGTATCCGTTCTTGTTGGCTCGATTATGGGAGAGTTGGACTTTGGCGACGTAGCCTAGCAGTTCTAAGAGGAGGCCGCCTAACATGCCGATGGCATAGCCGTAGAAGCGCCAGAATCTAGCGGTCAGAATGATTTGGATAGTAAAGAGAATAGTGAAGAAGGTGACGAAAAGAGCGTTTGGCGCAAGGAGTGGTGTGAAAGATACGGCGCCGATGCCGTTGGGGGGGGTTTGGATGGTGCTATTTGCGGTAGAATTCATGGTTAACAGATTACAAAACCTATATTCAAACAAACGAAAATGAATAGAAGTAAGAAAAGTATGAATCAGACATGCGAACCCAGCATTATTGTTTAATTGAGTGGTTCATGCTACTTATTTATTTGCTACAGTTATATCAAGTCCACCGCAAAACTGCCGTTAAATCGCCGCTTAATCCCCGCTTTGCTTCCGTCAACGTCCAAGTCACAAGTCCAAGCAAATGGATTTCCTCCTTTAAACAGCCACCACACTCAGCTATAAATCTCCGTCTGCAGATGACAACTGCTCATTTGTACTGCGGAAATATTTAGTTTTTCACCATGCGGTTGAAACGCGGCGTTGAGCGGGCGTCCTGCGACTTCTGCCATCGCCGCAAGATCAAATGCGATCGAGCTTCACGGGAAAAGCAGGGCCACTCTTCCTGCTCGCCTTGTTCTTTGCGTCAAATTCAGTGTATTCTTGATGATGCGGATGATATTCGCCTCCGCAGACGGCGAAGACTAAGCAGCCGCGATGGAGACGCTCAAAGTCTCAGTAATTCAAGCCCATTTCCCTCTATATACGGCGGAGAAACTCAAACGATATCCCAAGAGAGACTTCAGCAGCCATTGCCATCCTACTTTCCACCAGATACAGAGGATAGTATCCCTTTATCGGTGGACCAGACGCCGGACTTGTCTTTCATCGACACCCCTTTCGAGCTCAGTCCAGAGAGCATCTTTTTCTTGGACCAAATCTTCTTGGGTGGCGGTTATGAAGGATCAACAGAGTACCATGAGCCACAAATAGTAATAGACCCCGATCTCCAGCTTCCTATGGGAGAAGATTGGGCTCCTCACGACGCCCAAGGCGAACCGTCTGCTGAAGCCTCAACTGTTCGTGCTCAACAGAAACTCTGGGTTGGCTGCAATCTTGACAAAGAGACATTTGATGCAGCACTGCATGCTTACTTTGACTTGGCCACCATTCATCTCCCGGTGATCATGGAGGATGCTTTCTGGAAGGATTATTGCGCTGGGCGATGTAGTCCTGCTCTAGTATATGCCGTTGCTTGTCGAGGAATCATTTTCACAGCTACTTCGGATAGCTGGGACAAGCAACAATGCCTAGCCACGATGTTTAGACAAAAGTTCTTGGAGGCCCGGCAAAAAGCAACTGGTAAATCGGCTATACGTCTCGATGATCTTGAGGCACTGGCAATCATGGTCGGCTGGGCATACGATGAAGCGAGAAGTTCGCCTCTCGATACACAATTGGGAAACCTTTTCCTAACGCATGAATCACTTGTCCTAGCTACGCTACAGTCGCAGATGCAAGACTGCGATGCAGGAAATTCAGGAAATACAGACCAGATAGGTCCGCTTGCGCGCAAAGAGGAGCGTCGTAGGCTTCTTTTCTGGCATGTGTATGGGCTTGACGCGTTCCACAGCCTGGATCAGAGCCTCATCTCCAGGATTCCAGATGGAGAGAATGAGGGCATATCACGAAAACTGCCGCACCATGATACCGGAAGCTATCTTGATGCCATTCTCAGCTTGGCCATTATTGCGAGAGAGATGCTGCAGGTTTTTATGACTGTCAGCACAAAACGGAATGGAATCAAGCCCCAAGACGCCATAAATATGTATGAAAGGCTCGACCGTTGGCACAACCTCGAATGTCCGGTTCACCTTCGTaggaagagagatggaaaaggcaaactGACGCCACCGGCAGTCAGCGAGTCAACAAAGACCAATTTTATCCAGCCATTGCATTGCTCTCTCCTTTGGCTTTTGGAAATAAACTGTTACCTGCAGGTCGAAGCTTGCGTTTCTCGTTACGGTATGCGAGACGGTGGCCCCTTTGAGGCAGAAATGGCTGCTCATCGAATTGAATTGGAGTCTTTGCGGGCAGTCAAGGACGGCATGGAGATTTGTCAATGGATGAAGCGATTCTCGGCTGCAACAGGTGCAGGCAGCGCCGCCAAGAGCCATTCTCTAATCGACCTTGCGCCGTTTGCCCGCGATATCTGTGCAGGCCAATGTTTTTGGATAAGTGAGCGCGGCAAAAGGGCGATCCGTCATCCCACAGGTCGGCAGCGAGGAGCAAAAGCCGGAAATGATCACAAGAAGAATGATATTGATGACTACAtgaaggctgccaaggaatTTCGAAGCGCCGTGGCGACAGCAACGTCGCACAGAGACACCGAACTTGTGTTGGAGCGGCTAGACCAGCAGATTGCTTCGTTTGAGGACCTTTTGGCGCAGTAGTCTTTGATCAATGATCCAGGGTGTATTTTAGCACTTGTTTAGCAGTAGTGAAAGAATCGCAAGAGATGAGTGATTCTTTTCCGCTGAGTGGCCAGGCATTGAGCAACGAGGTATTGAAACTAGCATCGTGTAGCATGTTAATTGCAGTATTGTTGCTCAAGAGCAGTAGTGGCTCAAAAGTTGGATTAGCGTATGAATACTTGACATCCAATGGAAGGCCAAATAATGCTCACGCATTGAAAGGTGACGTAGGCCTGGTTTATCCTGCGTGAGTCCATGACTGCAGAAACCAACATGATGAGGTCAGCTAGACATAATAGGACCGGGATGAGTGAAGTAGAGTCTCGGAACAATGCCGTCCAGTACTTTGATAGATGGGTGGCAGCGCATCAATAGATAATGCCTCTGCAACTAGCCACTTGGCAAAACGCGTGGTCCTGATTCAAGCCTAACTTGTGTGAGCGAATCACGGAGATGCAAGCTACAGTTACGCCAAGGTCCGATCTTGACTGCCCGGACCGATGATGCTGGGGTGGGGTCCGCTTCGtttctagttttttttttttttttttttttttgttttgtttccaaTGGAGACCTGTTGGCAGGATTGGATTGGATGGTCCGAGGTTGATGTGAGACATGCGTGCATCCTGCGTAGACATGGAGGATAGTACTGCGGAAGACGATGCTGAGAAAGCTGGGCAGTTGtccaagaagacgagaaaaccAATTGGATTCGCTGGAACAGTCGTGGATTCTGTGTACCTGGTATCGGGTCGGAAGAGAATATCCAGCGTCAAGAGGCGCGTAGAACAATTATCGGATACTCGCGAAATGGAGTGGAGGGCACCTTTGATCGCTGGTGGCGCCGCTAGTTGCCACCTGCTAGGGTGAAGCCGGCAAATGAGCTAAAATGCACCGTCAGTGCCTAACTGCAGTGAATCCAGCTGGGTCGCAGCGATCAACCAGCCTCTTTTAGCAGCCCCAGCCACGCATCGTCGGCAGTCTTCAGCTCTGCCAGGGTCGGACAATAGCTGCTAAACGCTAGGCTAGCAGATGCTGCTAAAGTAGCATGCGGTGGATGATGCCGTCATTCCGACTTGGACATAGCTCCTGGGCTTCAAGAGTCGAGCACCAGATGTCCAAGTCAAGACTTGAGGTTGCCTCTGAGATCGTACGATATGCAAGGGGACAAGGCACTAGGGGAAGCAATGCGAgcaccaacagcaacaaactCCCAAGTGCTCTGGCAAGTACAGCCACGGACGCTGGCGGTTCAATTCTTCTTTCATGTCGTGACAGTCCCCACCAACAGCTACTCCGTACTTCATCCTCTGAACACAGCCAAACTGGACTAAACAAGCGCTGTCTTACCATTCACTGCTTGCGCATCCAGGCCGCCTGAGCATCGTGCAAGATGCTTGGGCACGTACCGTCAGATAGCAGATGAGAGCACTCGTCTATAATATTGCTAACATGCTCGCTTCATCGTATCCTGCATGGCCCAGTAACCGATCTATAGTTTGGAAAGAGGGTGTCGCACAGACCTCGTCACTCCGTTCACCCCCTGCAGGAAGAATCGCAGCTTCTGCTGTTAATGACGTTGATCAAGCCGATCTGCCAGCTGGCGAGTGCCGAGAGCTTCAGGTGACGGCAGGCACTATAGATCAGGTACATGGAAAAGGGCGGCGAGTCAAAGGCAGGGCGAGGTACCTCCTACCTGCAGGTTCTCTCCTCCTTCCCGACTTCTTAAAGCTCTAGGCCCTCCTCACCTGCCCAGCTCTTGCCAGGTGTCTGGGCTCTCTTTCTGCCACTGCCGCTCGCACATTCATCTCCCCCATCTCTgctctcttccatttctcaAAACTTCTCTCATCCACGATCACGGCCAGTCAAATCACCAAGAGTCCAACTCTTTCAAGTCGCCTCGTCGCCCTATCGCCactctttgttctttgtttgcCTCGTCTTTCGTTGCGCATTTGTATCGCCCAGGTTGGTCCACTTCGCCTATCTCGCCCTTTCTCTCCAAGCATtctctgcgtcttcttcctcttcccgtCTCTCTCGCGAATCGCTCCCCCAAGTTCCCGAGCATCTATAACGCTGGGTGACTTTGTTGCTTGTTTTGAGGGAACACCGTAATTTCTTCATATCCCACCTCAACACCCGCTCATCTCCTCGACCAAGTCGTACAAAACCCCTTGTACGGCCTGTCACAAAGGCTTGCGGTGCTTCTCTGTCCTCTCTGTCCGCCAATAGTCtacattttctcttttacgGCCTTTGTTCTCCCCTCTATGATTAAAAACTGCCATCAGCCGTCAATAGTCTGTCACTTTCCAACTCTTCGatctgtctcttttttttttttttttgttattgcCAAGTTCGATTCTCGCACATTCTGAACGGTCGCTCGTTTCATCACGCTACAAACACAATCACTCAAGTTATCTTTACTGACAGCCACTTCTCCATCAATAGAACATCAGTTCGAAATTTTgacaacatcaacaccaagatGAAGTCCGTCGTTATCGCTCTTTGCACCTTCGTggcggccgctgccgctcaGGGCTCGCCCAACCTTGCCGCCTGCGGTGTGAGtaatcatcatcacatctcCTCTTGACATTTGAACTGCTACTGACCATCCTCCAGCAAACCTGCGCCACTAACATGCTGGATGCCGACAAAGCTGAGGAGCTGGGCTGCAAGCAGAATGACCTGAAGTGCCTCTGTGCCAACAAAAACTTCCTTTACGGCCTCCGAGACTGCTCTGCAGCTATTTGCTCGGCTGAGGATGCCAAAAAGGTTGTTGAATACGGCATCAGCATATGTGCTTGTAGGTCGCCCTCTCCACCCATCTTGTGGTATTTCTACTCACATCGTCACAGCGGCCGGAGTTGCGATCCAGACAAGCACTGGAGGCGGAAATGGTGGTGCCAGCAACACTGGAAGTGCATCTGGCTCCGTTGTTAGCGGTGAATCGACAATTGCCACCGCTGTTTCTTCTGGTTCTGCTGCCGTAagttcttcatctcctgcTACCACCTTTCCTTTAAACATCTTTGTCATTAGCAAACCGCAGAGAGCAGCACTGACGGCGAACAGGCATCTGGCAAAGTGTCCACAATCTTCAGTACCCTCACTTCTGATGGTGAGACCATTACTACTGGTATCGCCACCACTATTGTCAGCAATCTGAGCGGAGGAAGCGCCAGcggtggtgctggtgcttctGGCCAAGTTTCTACCATCGCCACCACTGTCACTGAATCTGACGGCAGTGTTGAGACAAAAACCAGTGAGGTGACTTTGTCTGGCTCTGCCACTGCCACGGGTACTGGCGCGCACCAGACCGACAGTGCAGTCTTGACTACCGTGACGTCTGATGGCTCTGCTATCGTCAAGACTCTGACCACAATTCACAAGACGACTAGCGAGACGGAGAGCGCTTCAGCCACTGAAACTGAAACCGTCACAAAGCCCGAGTCCAGCTCTAGCTCTGAGGGCGAAGCCACTGCGACTGATTCCGGCAGCTCAAGCGCTTCTACCACGTCCACCAGCAGTGGCGCCGGCGTAAGTTTTGACTTCCCATACTTTGGTATCCGTTATTTTCTGAAACGATTTTGTGTAGGTTCCTCAGAAGACCGCTGGACCCGTCGGCATCAttgctgccgccggcctTGCCATGCTCATGCTCTAATTCCCTGatggccctttttttgatGTTTCGCGTTGCACATGTCTGATATATAATACCCTATCATTGTCTCATAATCCTCGACTTACTAAACATCTTTCGCGCTCGGCGTGGGAACTTGGCGCTGAGTCTATCTCTCATGACAAGGAAAATAGGAACAAGGTGAATGGACATGAACTGGGAAGGTTAATGAGGGTTAATGACTCATATGGTTTATcgttgattttctttttttaattggGCCATGAGAAAATATATCAAAGATTCGGTAATTAATTGCTGGTAATGAACCAGAGCAATGTGGTATGGAAAAGAGGAATGAATgaagctcaggctcaggGCGAATTGGAATGCAATCCTTACTTGCCTGTCGGACGAGAGACTCTAGACTATCGTTTCCCTTGTCATGATATGACACCCAGATCTGGCACTGCCTAGGTAAACGGGCTGGATCTCTTGCTCTCATTTACAGGAcattaataaataattttgGTGCAACTTGCAATTCATATTACGTGCCATACACTTGAAACATTGACATGGTCTTGATGAGTAGACTAAGCTAAGACAAGGTGGCATTATATATACACAGTGAACTGGAATATCAGTGCTTGTATAATTGTTTAATTACTATCTAAAATTTGAGTCATGGTATCCCCAGTTGCATCCTTTATTCCCATAAAACTATATGATGCCAACTCGCAACCTAAACGCCGGAATATGCAGAGTACGCCAACGCGTAAGGAAAGAGAGATGTCGAGTATCTAGAACAAAAAGGCGTAAGCTTAGTAGACGCGATCACCAATTTGgctcctccagctcttgGCACGCTCAAATCCATTCTCATGGGTCTGGTAATCGGCAAATGTTTGCATGACCTCCTCCTGCGAGTTGAGGACAAAGGGCCCGTATTGTACAACAGGCTGGTCAAGAGGAGTGCCCGCAATGACGACTTGGGAGTAAATGTTAGCCTGGAACAACCTTTGAACTGCAGAGTCCAAATTTagggaaggggggggggggggggcgaaACTTACAGACTCGAGCGTCCTTTGTGGCGCTGGCTTCAGTCGACAGTTGAATTACATCGCCCTCCTGtttgaagaagacgttgTCATACTgctcggccttcttggcctctgctccCTCGCCAACAGTGACGTCTCCGTCAAGAACATAGGCAAAGGCGTTCCACCCCCGGGGAAGAGCCTGGGTGACTTTTGCGCCGGGCCGCAGCTGGAAATCGAGCAGCCACACGGGCGTATAggccagctccttgacaGAATCAACGCCGTGACTCTGGCCCGAGATGACCTTGACGGTGACGCGGccgtcgtcgacgtcgacctTTGGAATCTCGGCGGCGCGCAGGTCGCGGTAGCGCGGCTCGCAGTACTTGAGCTCCTTGGGCAGGTCGACCCAGAGCTGGAGGCCGACGTTTTGGCTGCCATCGGGTTGCTTGCGCGGCATCTCGGCGTGGACGATGCCGCGGCCGGCGGTCATGAATTGGAGGTCGCCTTCGTAGAGGGTGCCGGCGTTGCCGGCGAAGTCTTCGTGGTCGACGACGCCCTTGAGGAGGTATGTGATTGTTTCTTGGCCGCGGTGGGGGCTTGAAAGGTTGTTATTATCTATGGATGAGATAAGAGTTGAAGGAGATTTAGGTGCTTACTGGTCGGGAAAGCCAGCGGTTGTGGCAAAGTGATCGAGCATCAAGAAGGGACTAAAGTTGCGCTGCTGTCTTGTGCCGATGGAGCGTCGGACGCGGGCCCCAGCGCCTTCGGCCTGTTCAATGGCACGAACGACCTTTGCGACGGCTCGTGGGGTGGACATTTCGGTGACTGTGAGATGTTGCTCTGGGGTGGGGAAGTGGTTTTTGGGAATTGCTTTGGAAGCAGCTGTCTCGTTCAATGCAGTACTGGTAGCGGTCTTGCTGACGAACAATTCGCTGTAGTGGTTTGGAATTGAAGATTTGGCAAGATTCAGGAAATCAGAAATGCTTTCGCGGTATTGGTACAAGAGCGTAGATGACAATCCAATGAGAATTGCAATGATGATTTGGAAAAACTTCATGAGAAAGGGAGTAGAGGCAAAAGGGTTTATTTATATACAAAAACGATGTGAGAAATCTAAAGAGAAGGGGTGGTTTAGCAAAGAGCTTTAAAGAAATTTTGAGAAGTTTCTGATTCCTGCCAAAAGTCGCATTATACAGGCTTATATCATCAAGCACTTACAAGTAAGCTGCCGCAGCGCTGCCGCAGAGCTTCTCCCGCGATCAATTAATGTTTTGCAAGCTTGGGCCCACAATTAGTCACTTTTACATCAGCAGCGGTCGAGCACATTAACAAATTGCCTTTGTGCCCCGCTTTACTTCAAATTCCACATTCCAGATTAAGCAATGGTTACTCAGCGTTTGATGTTCCCTCTTGGATTTGCTAAAGATTTCTACGTACCACAGACATGTTTCAGGTAGCATCACATGATCACCTCTGCAAGCAGGACGGTTGTGAGACTGCGTTGAGTGTTCAATTTCATCAAAAGCAAACTCCCATTGGTATTCTACCCTTTTTGCGTCCTTCCATATAAGTGCCCATacaacaaaacaaagaagagTTAATGTCCcgtagaaaaaaagaaaaagaaaaaaaaaaaaagag is part of the Trichoderma atroviride chromosome 1, complete sequence genome and encodes:
- a CDS encoding uncharacterized protein (EggNog:ENOG41); translated protein: MRLKRGVERASCDFCHRRKIKCDRASREKQGHSSCSPCSLRQIQCILDDADDIRLRRRRRLSSRDGDAQSLSNSSPFPSIYGGETQTISQERLQQPLPSYFPPDTEDSIPLSVDQTPDLSFIDTPFELSPESIFFLDQIFLGGGYEGSTEYHEPQIVIDPDLQLPMGEDWAPHDAQGEPSAEASTVRAQQKLWVGCNLDKETFDAALHAYFDLATIHLPVIMEDAFWKDYCAGRCSPALVYAVACRGIIFTATSDSWDKQQCLATMFRQKFLEARQKATGKSAIRLDDLEALAIMVGWAYDEARSSPLDTQLGNLFLTHESLVLATLQSQMQDCDAGNSGNTDQIGPLARKEERRRLLFWHVYGLDAFHSLDQSLISRIPDGENEGISRKLPHHDTGSYLDAILSLAIIAREMLQVFMTVSTKRNGIKPQDAINMYERLDRWHNLECPVHLRRKRDGKGKLTPPAVSESTKTNFIQPLHCSLLWLLEINCYLQVEACVSRYGMRDGGPFEAEMAAHRIELESLRAVKDGMEICQWMKRFSAATGAGSAAKSHSLIDLAPFARDICAGQCFWISERGKRAIRHPTGRQRGAKAGNDHKKNDIDDYMKAAKEFRSAVATATSHRDTELVLERLDQQIASFEDLLAQ
- a CDS encoding uncharacterized protein (EggNog:ENOG41~SECRETED:SignalP(1-19)) is translated as MKSVVIALCTFVAAAAAQGSPNLAACGQTCATNMLDADKAEELGCKQNDLKCLCANKNFLYGLRDCSAAICSAEDAKKVVEYGISICASAGVAIQTSTGGGNGGASNTGSASGSVVSGESTIATAVSSGSAAASGKVSTIFSTLTSDGETITTGIATTIVSNLSGGSASGGAGASGQVSTIATTVTESDGSVETKTSEVTLSGSATATGTGAHQTDSAVLTTVTSDGSAIVKTLTTIHKTTSETESASATETETVTKPESSSSSEGEATATDSGSSSASTTSTSSGAGVPQKTAGPVGIIAAAGLAMLML